From the Chanodichthys erythropterus isolate Z2021 chromosome 9, ASM2448905v1, whole genome shotgun sequence genome, the window AAAGCTGATAACTTATTTAATCATAATAAGTAGGTAAAAATGTTGACTTCAAGATCACAGTACATTTTATTTCtagatttacacaaaaatgtgATATATAAAACACATTGCTAATAAAATGTGTCTCTTCTCAAAGCTATGTCATAGAGAAAGGCGTTTGCTACCTGGTTCTCTGTGAGGCCGCGTTTCCTAAAAAGCTAGCCTTCGGTTATCTGGAAGATCTGCAGGCAGAGTTCCATGAACAGCATGGCAAGAAGGTGCCCACGGTCTCTAGGCCCTACTCTTTCATAGAGTTCGGTAATAGccctcattctctctctcaatAGCCAGAGTTTCATTTACTTCCCATCAAGAGACAGCCTTGTAAttcagttttctttatttgtccAAAGATACATATATCCAGAAGACCAAAAAGTCATATATCGACAGCAGAGCACGCAGGAACCTGAGCAACATCAACACAGAGCTACAGGATGTACAGAGAATCATGGTGGCCAACATAGAAGAAGTTCTGCAGCGAGGAGAGGCCTTATCTGGTAAATAATGCTTGTGATGGCTtggttcattttctttttttgtttcttcTCACTTTTAGGACATATAAAATGAACCACCTGTAAAATCTGTTTTTGAGGTATGTCGAATACAATATTAACGTTACTTAAACCAAAGCTAATGTTAAgaagattaaagggttagttcacccaaaaaatgaaaattatgtcattaatgacatgtcgttccaaacccgtaagacctccgttcatcttcggaacacagtttaagatattttagatttagtctgagagctttctatccctccattgaaaatttTGTACGGTAttctgtccatgtccagaaaggtaataaaaacatcatcaaagtaggctatgtgacatcagagggtcagttagaatttgttgaagcatcgaaaatacattttggtccaaaaataacaaaaactacgactttattcagcattgtactCTCCTCCGGGATCCTTTccattccattgaattgattccattgaactgattccattgaatcctttcatctgtcggcgttggtaatgcacttttacatcATTGTGGTTGTTTTTGACGATAAGGACGTCCgcaacattttgaagcatcgaaaatacattttggtctaaaaataacaaactacgactttattcagcattgtactctcttccagaatcctttccattgaactgattccattgaactgattccattgaactgattccattgaactgattccattgaactgattccattgaactgattccattgaactgattccattgaatcctttcatctgtcggtgttggtaatgcactttttacgtcgccgtggttgtttttggcgattaggacatccgcaacattttgaagcatcgaaaatacattttggtccaaaaataacaaaaactacgactttattcagcattgtactctcttccgggtctgttgtcaatccgcgttcacgactccgctgctgcttcttctttcctgttttatatggcggttggcatccagcttattggtgtattaccgcccccttctgctccagagtgtggttcacgactccgcagtgacgctgctgatgtaagacgctgctgacgtgttatccggtgcgccagagcttcgtttacagtctgagggagacacacactgtattcaagctattctacattgtttgtattttggtattgctatattttttaaaatggtgcataagtgtgcatgtcgcgggtGTCccaatcgccaaaaacaaccacggtgacgtaaaagtgcattaccaacgccgacagattaaaggattcaatggaatcaattcaatggaaaggattccggaagagaagacaatgctgaatagttgtagtttttgttatttttggaccaaaatgtattttcaatgcttcaacaaattctaactaacccactgatgtcacatggactactttgatgtttttattacctttctggacatggacagtctaccgtacatacattttcaatggagggacagaaagctctcggactaaatctaaaatatcttaaactgtgttccgaagatgaacggaggtcttacgggtgtggaacgacatgagggtgagccattaatgacataaatttcatttttgggtgaactaaccctttaagttcagCTAACTTATTCACTTATTAATTTTTAAGATGTAAATTAAAATGGATATTTCAAGTcctttgtaatgtttttgatggcagtaatgactttattatgatatattaattgaacaaaaaatgttaatgcattaatatgGAACTAATTTAGgtttaaatgcaaattttttGCAAAGTGTTTTGCAAAGTGTTTCCTGAGAACCAAATTagcatatgtgaccctggaaaacaaaaccagtcatttttttaaaacttgaaatttatacatcatctgaaaacTGATAATAAGCTTTCGAGATGTTTCAagcattgatgtatggtttgttaggatacaACTGaatatctggaatctgagggtacaaaaaaaaatctaaatattgagaaaatcgcctttacaGTTGTCCAGATGAAAtccaatgcatatccactcacaaaaatatatttttgatatatttaccgtaggaaatttacaaaacatCTTAGTgtaacatgatctttacttaatatcctaatggtTTTTGGcgtaaaagaaaaatgtatcattttgacccatacaacgtattgttggctattgctacaaatatacctgagcgacttatgactggttttgtggtccagggtcacatattagaatgatgatcatgtgaaactgaagactggaataaattatattttaaaatagaaaacggttattttaaactgtaataaccgtatttttagtcaaataagtccagccttggtgagcataaaatacttatttcaaaaacattaaaaaatcttactgaccccaaatttttaaACTGTAATCTCTCTATCCACTAAAGAAGTCCTTTGCCTGAAAACGTTAAAAATCCCTAAATAAAACCTGCAAAATtgtgtactgtactgtatatttgagatTTCTTCTCTTCACATCTTCATGTTTTTATCCTCAGCATTGGACTCGAAAGCCAGCAACCTGTCTAGCCTGTCCAAGAAATACAGAAGCGACGCCAAGTACCTGAACACTCGCTCCACGTACGCTAAGCTAGCTGCGGGTGGAGTCTTCTTCATCATGCTGATCGTATACATACGCTTCTGGTGGCTGTGAGGTGTGACGGATATACAGAGGGAAGAGGGGCTCTCGAGAAGGTTACAGGTGAAAAGCAGACGGATTCTCAAATGACGACAAGCTCACGTTGTGTTTTAAAAGCCACAGCCTGTTCTTAAAGACTGTCGGATCCGGCACTTTCCCTCCTAACAGCCCGTTGAGTCCCTAGCCTGATCCTCACTGGTATCTGTTTTATGAACTACACAGAAGTTAATCTGCGCTTGCTTGGAGTATATGAATGAAAGAGAGCGAATGAAAGTGTGTTTTCCTGTTTGTCTTTGTGAAATCCCTCCATTCATGGCAATTATTCTTATATACTGTATAACAGTACCATAGAGCAGCAGTGCATCCCAAACCAATGAATTAATGATTCATTAACAAGATGTGAATTCAGTTGTGAAGTTTTAGCACATTGTGGGTTGGAAAGAGGATAGAATCAGTTCCACTGACCACTTAATACTCCTCACGTTAGACTCCCAGCCAGGGGAGTAAATGTAAAGACGAGTTTGGGGGGGGCATTATTAAAGCTTTAGTCCTCTAATTATCAGCACAGAATTTATAATTGTATTGAGCGCCCATTTAGTCTCCTATATATATAAACCAGATATTCATATCTCTGAAAGTCTCATGAAATGGAGTGGTTTATTAAGTCTGACTTTGAACTTGCCTCAAATGTACATTTGTTTACGACCCAACAGCAATTTTGGAACTTTCGATTGTGTTCTTGGTGCAAAAGTTGCCCAACAAACAGCGCTTGCACTGCAGTGAGGACATTGCGGTCATGTCCAGTTACTCAATACAGACCAGATCATTGAAACTAGTGTCAGGGGTGAGTAGTGGCCTGCCACTTTTTTCAATTTGGGTCAGATGTAATCCAGTGCGGTGTAGAACATGTACATACAGTATATCTGGATCTGAGGTCCTGACTATTGCATGGTTGATGATATCTGACCTGGGTTACCTAGTACAGCTTTTTCTTTCAGAGTTTACACAAGTCTGTATTTTACGTGCATTGAAGAATTAAACACACAGTAACCAACCAAGCGTCCATGTACCAACCAGATGAGGCTAAAATGCTCATCAGAAGAGCATTTGTTCAACTCGCTAAacctacagtataaataaaatgatccaAACTCAGATTTATTtgcttttctttctgttttacAGTGGCATTTCTATGTGTTTTT encodes:
- the sec22bb gene encoding vesicle-trafficking protein SEC22b-B produces the protein MVLLTMIARLADGLPLAASMQEDEQMGRDLQQYQSQAKQLFRKLNEQSPNRCTLEAGSMAFHYVIEKGVCYLVLCEAAFPKKLAFGYLEDLQAEFHEQHGKKVPTVSRPYSFIEFDTYIQKTKKSYIDSRARRNLSNINTELQDVQRIMVANIEEVLQRGEALSALDSKASNLSSLSKKYRSDAKYLNTRSTYAKLAAGGVFFIMLIVYIRFWWL